DNA from Arthrobacter sp. FW305-BF8:
CCACATCGCGGACAGGGCCGTCCATCTTTACCTCGCCGTGTTCCAGCAGGACGCCCCGCTCACAGACGGTTGCCACAAGGTCCAGGTCATGGCTCACGACGAAAAGGGTCTTGCCCTTGGCGGACAGCTCCTTGATCTTGGCAATGCATTTCCGTTGGAAAGGCTCATCCCCCACCGCCAGGATCTCGTCGATGAGGAACACTTCCGGGTCGGTATGAACGGCAATCGAAAAGGCCAGCTTCAAGTACATCCCCGAGGAGTAGAACTTCACTTCGGTGTCGATGAACTCCCCGATCTCGGCAAATTCGACAATCGAATCGAACATATCGGTGATCTGCCGCTCGGTCATTCCCAGGATCGCGCCATTCAGATAAACGTTATCCCGTCCGCTCAAGTCGTGGTGGAATCCGGCACCGACCTCGATCAGGCCCGCCACCCGGCCACGGGTGTGAACAGTTCCCTCATCCGGCTGCAGAACCCCGGAGATGAGTTTCAAGAGTGTTGACTTCCCGGATCCGTTGAGGCCAAGGAGCGCCACTGTCTCCCCTTGTTCAACGTCCAATGAGACATTCTTCAGAGCGTCAAACTTCTTGGACAGGTCGCCCTTGCGGCCCGTAAGCAGCCAAACAATGGCTTCCTTCATGCTCCGGGTATGCCTCAGGACAAACTTCTTCCGGAGATTCCGGCAGGTTATAGCGACGGTATCGGATGTGACTGCAGGCACAGTCATACTAAAGCTCCTGGGCAAAGTGGACGGAAAGCTTCATAAAGACAACCTGGCCAATCGCAAGGACCAATGCCGCCACGCCGAACGACGCCGGGAACCACACTGACAGGAGGTCAGGCGGCATAGCGACGGCGGCAGACTGTTCGGCGCTGAGCGTCGGCGACCAGAAGGCCCAGTGGAAGATCTCCACGGCCACCGTCACCGGGTTCAGCATGTAGACAAAGAACCAGCCGCGCATGACCTCCTCCACCATTGTCCAGAGGTACAGAACTGGCGAGGCCCAGGTGACTACCATCAGAATCATGTCGACAATGTTCTCGGAGTCGCGAAAATAGACATTGGCGGCACCGAAAAGCAGCCCCAGGCCAGTGGACAGGATGGCAACGAGCAGCAGCGCAGCAATGACCGCAAGAAGCTGCAGGATCGAGGGGCGCCATCCGCCAAGGAGGCATGCCCCCATGAGGACAACCAGTTGCGGGAAGAGGTGCACTGCCGACACCCATACGGTGGATACCGGAAAGAGTTCCCTGGGCAGGTAGATTTTCCGGATCAGGTCCCGGTTGTCCACGATGGAACGGGTCGCGTTGCCAAGCGATTCCGTGAAGAAGTTGACCAGCACAATGCCGGAAAAAAGGTATATCGCATAGTTTGGCGTGCCGCGTTGCATCCCGAGAAAGATGCCGAGCGCGACGAAATAGATCGAGAACTGCATCAGGGGCTTGACGTAGGACCAAAGAAGTCCCAGCACTGAGCCGCGGTAGCGGATCTTGATTTCCTTGCGAACCAGCAGTTGAAGCAGGAACCTATGTTGGAAGACGTCGACGATCCCGCGGCCGCGCCCGGGCCGCGTCAGTTCATCCGGGCCAGCAGACACTCAGCTGTCCTCCCCGGCACTGATCCCGAACGTCTTCCGCCATGCATCGAACGAGGTGATCTGCGGTAGCGCGCTGCGGTACTGCTCGCCGAGCTCTTCCCAGCGCCGGTACAGGCGGGCATGCTGCTGGCCTGCTTCGACCAGCATCTTCTTGAACTTCTGGGGGTTTCTCCGGTACCAGGAGGCAGCAGTTCCATCCGCGTTGGACACCACCACGCTGTCGTAGTGGGCCAACCTGAACCACCGGTTGTCGCGGTGGGCCAGGAAGCCCTGCGGCCGCTCCGCGGCCTCCGCATCCGGCCTCTTGACCAGTTGCCGGGCTACGGTCCTGACGCCCCACTTAACCAGGTCCTTCCGGTTGGGAAGGCCAATCGGTTTCACCCCGGACGGCCCGCGGCCCGCGGCCGGTGCGGGGAAATCGTCGATATCCTCCAGCATCTGCGCATCGGAATAGAGCTCACGCCGTTTGTTGATCTCCGCCAGCTTTGTGGCGAGGTTCTCATGCAGCCCCGCTGGCCCTTCAAACAGGTCTTCCAGAGCATCCAGCCGCCCGTGCTCCGTGAAGTACTGCATGGACACGAGGTGTTTAACATCGGACTGGAATGACTCACGGATCATGCGGCCGCCCTTGGCGTGCGTGCTGTACATGAGCCCCACCATGAGGCGGTTACGGCCGTGGAAGTAGGCCTGCCACCCCACGAGATCGTCTTTGTCCACCCATGAAACGTGCCACACGGCCGCCCCGGGGAGCGAGACCGTAGCGAAGCCTGCCTCGCGGGCTCTCAGCCCGAACTCGATGTCGTCCCACTTGATAAAAATGGGAAGCGGCAATCCGATGCTACGGATCACCGAGGTGGGGATCATGCACATCCACCACCCGTTGAAGTCCACGTCCACCCTGCGGTGCAGCCAGGGCGTCTGGCGGAGATTGGCGAGACTGAAGTCGTGCCGCATCTCCATATCATCGTGCGGATGGGCAGGCAGGAACCGGTATGAATCCACGACTTCACCGTAGGAATGCAGGACGGTGCGGCTGTGCAGGTCAAACATGTGTGCGCCGACAATTGTGGGCCGCTTGCAGTAGTCAGCAAACGTCAGCATCCGAATGATGCTTTCCGGCTCGATCACTACATCGTCGTCCAACAGCAGGGCGTAGTCGCTGCCGTTTTCTACGGCTTCAAACATTCCCCGTGCGAAGCCGCCGGATCCGCCCAGGTTGTCCTGGTCGATAATGCGGAGCTTGCCGCCCAACTCTGCAGCAACCTCAGCAAACCCTGGCTGGTCCGCGACCTTTTGCGTTCCCTGATCCACGATCAGGACTTCCCGCACATGCTTCAGCGCGTCAGTATTCTCCGCCAGGATTCGGGCGTTGTTCAGGCAGAAGTCAGGCTTGTTCATGGTGGTGATCTCAAGGGTCACCGCGCCGGGCTCGCGGCCGTGATCCTCACCCAGCCATTCCGCGGATTCCAGCGTGAGGTCTTTGCGACTGGAGGCCAGGTCGAACCAGAACCATCCGCCGTCTCCAAACGGCTTTAGCGAAAGATCAAAAACGGTGACGGCGTCGCCGTCAACACGCGCTCCGTCCACACGCTGCAGCGTCCCCCGCGCATTCGACTTATTGACCGTGATGGTTCCGTGGCCGCTGGTTCGCACGACGAGCCGCACGGACCGCAAGGGGGTCCAGCGCCGCCAGTAACTGGCCGGGAAGGCGTTAAAGTACGTTCCGAATGAAAGCTGCTCCCCCGCCCGGACTTTCAGCGAATGCCGCGAGAGTATGTCTTCGAAGTGGACTTCGCGGCCGCCCGAGCTCACCAGGTGGAGCTTCTCATCCAGTGCTTTTGGGTTTCGCGCGAACTCATCTGTTTCGCTGAGCCGTATTCCGCTGGCTGGGCCGGCATCCACGTACAGCGAAAGAGTGTCCGTCTGGGACTCAGGCGGAAGAATCACCCGCTGCAGCATCATCCACTGTTGGTCAGCGGCTGCGCTCATGCGTCAACGCCCCCGCTTTCAAGGTTGGCTCCGCTTTCGAAATGGGGCCGAATCTGGTTGTCGAACATTGTTAGCGCCGACCCGATGGCCATGTGCATGTCAAGGTACTTGTACGTACCGAGCCGGCCGCCGAAAAGAACGTTCTTTTCGTCTGCAGCGAGATCGCGGTATTTGAGCAAACGCTCGCGGTCTGCGCTCGTGTTGATCGGGTAGTAGGGTTCATCGCCCTTTTCCGCGAAACGTGAGAACTCGCGCATGATGACGGTCTTCTCGGCCTGGTAGTCGCGTTCCGGGTGGAAGTGGCGGGGCTCGATGATGCGGGTGTAGGGCACATCGGCATCGTTGTAGTTGACCACTGAAGTGCCTTGGAAATCACCTACGTCGAGCACTTCTTCCTCGAAGTCAATGGTGCGCCAGGACAGGTCGCCCTCAGCGTAGTCGAAGTAGCGGT
Protein-coding regions in this window:
- a CDS encoding ABC transporter ATP-binding protein, whose protein sequence is MTVPAVTSDTVAITCRNLRKKFVLRHTRSMKEAIVWLLTGRKGDLSKKFDALKNVSLDVEQGETVALLGLNGSGKSTLLKLISGVLQPDEGTVHTRGRVAGLIEVGAGFHHDLSGRDNVYLNGAILGMTERQITDMFDSIVEFAEIGEFIDTEVKFYSSGMYLKLAFSIAVHTDPEVFLIDEILAVGDEPFQRKCIAKIKELSAKGKTLFVVSHDLDLVATVCERGVLLEHGEVKMDGPVRDVVAELRRRSAA
- a CDS encoding ABC transporter permease: MSAGPDELTRPGRGRGIVDVFQHRFLLQLLVRKEIKIRYRGSVLGLLWSYVKPLMQFSIYFVALGIFLGMQRGTPNYAIYLFSGIVLVNFFTESLGNATRSIVDNRDLIRKIYLPRELFPVSTVWVSAVHLFPQLVVLMGACLLGGWRPSILQLLAVIAALLLVAILSTGLGLLFGAANVYFRDSENIVDMILMVVTWASPVLYLWTMVEEVMRGWFFVYMLNPVTVAVEIFHWAFWSPTLSAEQSAAVAMPPDLLSVWFPASFGVAALVLAIGQVVFMKLSVHFAQEL
- a CDS encoding glycosyltransferase; amino-acid sequence: MSAAADQQWMMLQRVILPPESQTDTLSLYVDAGPASGIRLSETDEFARNPKALDEKLHLVSSGGREVHFEDILSRHSLKVRAGEQLSFGTYFNAFPASYWRRWTPLRSVRLVVRTSGHGTITVNKSNARGTLQRVDGARVDGDAVTVFDLSLKPFGDGGWFWFDLASSRKDLTLESAEWLGEDHGREPGAVTLEITTMNKPDFCLNNARILAENTDALKHVREVLIVDQGTQKVADQPGFAEVAAELGGKLRIIDQDNLGGSGGFARGMFEAVENGSDYALLLDDDVVIEPESIIRMLTFADYCKRPTIVGAHMFDLHSRTVLHSYGEVVDSYRFLPAHPHDDMEMRHDFSLANLRQTPWLHRRVDVDFNGWWMCMIPTSVIRSIGLPLPIFIKWDDIEFGLRAREAGFATVSLPGAAVWHVSWVDKDDLVGWQAYFHGRNRLMVGLMYSTHAKGGRMIRESFQSDVKHLVSMQYFTEHGRLDALEDLFEGPAGLHENLATKLAEINKRRELYSDAQMLEDIDDFPAPAAGRGPSGVKPIGLPNRKDLVKWGVRTVARQLVKRPDAEAAERPQGFLAHRDNRWFRLAHYDSVVVSNADGTAASWYRRNPQKFKKMLVEAGQQHARLYRRWEELGEQYRSALPQITSFDAWRKTFGISAGEDS